A single Silvibacterium dinghuense DNA region contains:
- a CDS encoding TetR family transcriptional regulator, protein MPRPAKHPATATDTTSATPVKKQERAIQTHQHLINAARRVFARDGFAQARLEDIAALAGKTRGAFYANFRDKEDVFIAIIEDDFNRYKKEFLRNLSRAQSIEEKREALAQHLYKVICDEQRVLLMLEFKMYAIRHPRKKKRLANIHHAICARFSEGEMSEYLGEFEHKTGLEKRRETARVSAAIDGLAINRLFDPESFSEERVLNLLRAVAAELLTC, encoded by the coding sequence ATGCCGCGGCCCGCGAAACACCCCGCCACTGCTACTGACACGACTTCCGCAACACCTGTCAAAAAACAGGAGCGGGCGATTCAGACTCACCAGCACCTGATCAACGCGGCCCGCCGGGTCTTCGCCCGTGATGGTTTCGCGCAGGCTCGGCTTGAGGATATCGCTGCCCTTGCCGGCAAAACCCGCGGCGCGTTCTACGCCAACTTCCGCGATAAGGAAGATGTCTTCATCGCCATTATCGAAGACGACTTCAACCGCTATAAGAAGGAATTTCTGCGCAATCTCAGCCGCGCTCAGTCTATCGAAGAAAAGCGTGAAGCCTTAGCTCAGCATTTATACAAGGTCATCTGTGATGAGCAGCGCGTCCTGCTCATGCTGGAATTCAAAATGTACGCCATCCGCCATCCGCGGAAAAAGAAGCGCCTTGCCAATATCCATCACGCCATCTGCGCCCGCTTCAGCGAGGGCGAGATGAGCGAGTACCTCGGAGAATTCGAACATAAGACCGGCCTTGAGAAGCGCCGCGAGACGGCTCGCGTCTCCGCTGCCATCGATGGGCTCGCCATCAACCGTCTCTTCGACCCCGAAAGCTTCAGCGAAGAGCGCGTCCTGAATCTTCTGCGCGCTGTCGCTGCCGAACTCCTCACCTGTTAA
- the hemQ gene encoding hydrogen peroxide-dependent heme synthase yields MAELPLVPITLEGSSVLHQMFRFDWSGWRKLSAGERAEIGAEFAALLSSWEQGASEGHPNQSAIFSQLGHKGDLMLMHFRDSFADLNRAELALAQTRLFAYLQPAHSYLSVVELGLYESSAKTYAALAEQGFEPGTPEWAAQVKEQAARQGGAMAPRLFPAIPPAQYVCFYPMDRKRSETVNWYTESMDDRRRMMHEHGMIGRRYADVVRQIITGSIGFDDWEWGVDLFADDPVVFKKLIYEMRFDKVSAEYALFGQFFVGVRLHAAKLGTWLEGTLE; encoded by the coding sequence TTGGCTGAGTTACCGCTGGTTCCGATAACCCTGGAAGGCTCGAGTGTGTTGCACCAGATGTTCCGTTTCGACTGGAGCGGCTGGCGGAAGCTGAGCGCGGGAGAGCGTGCCGAGATCGGCGCGGAATTCGCAGCGCTGCTGTCGAGCTGGGAGCAGGGTGCGAGTGAAGGGCATCCGAATCAGTCGGCGATCTTCTCGCAGCTGGGGCACAAAGGCGACCTGATGCTGATGCACTTCCGCGATTCGTTCGCGGATTTGAATCGGGCGGAGCTGGCGCTGGCGCAGACGCGGCTGTTTGCCTATCTGCAGCCGGCACATTCTTATCTTTCCGTGGTCGAGCTGGGGCTGTATGAGTCGTCGGCGAAGACCTATGCGGCGCTGGCCGAGCAGGGGTTTGAGCCGGGGACACCGGAGTGGGCTGCTCAGGTGAAAGAACAGGCGGCGCGGCAGGGCGGAGCGATGGCTCCCCGGCTGTTTCCGGCGATTCCGCCGGCGCAGTATGTGTGCTTTTATCCGATGGACCGCAAGCGCAGCGAGACGGTGAACTGGTACACGGAGTCAATGGACGATCGCCGGCGCATGATGCACGAGCACGGCATGATCGGGCGGCGTTATGCGGATGTAGTGCGGCAGATCATTACAGGCTCCATCGGTTTCGATGACTGGGAATGGGGCGTGGATCTTTTTGCCGATGATCCGGTGGTCTTCAAAAAGCTGATCTACGAGATGCGTTTCGATAAGGTGAGCGCGGAGTATGCGCTCTTCGGGCAGTTCTTTGTCGGCGTGCGGCTGCATGCGGCGAAGCTGGGTACGTGGCTCGAAGGGACGCTCGAGTAA
- a CDS encoding acyltransferase family protein, whose amino-acid sequence MARGIVVQNQEITAQRKRIPSLDGLRAISIILVIFDHFFMGHESGTHRSFAVKLLYATLGNGEFGVEVFFVISGFLITYLLLREREKNGCISLKDFYIRRFFRIFPAYYTLIAVVAILSALGIFNATRRDLIHAATYTWIYNFHDWNWYLAHSWSLGVEEQFYLFWPAVVAFMSLRYARRVAFAMLLLVPAARALFPMPGSHLFHHICYFLFAGRFDVLMCGCLAALYWRSERLQGWLRSRYAGAICVLALVIAFCVSSAKPFIADGLAFRTCRDSIVGIAVMALLLYVISNPKSIAGKALNFTPLAWVGTISYSLYLWQQLFLTPDSTFLVQRAPFNIPLAFLAAVLSFNLIERPMVRLRERMFAEEAKSEATAPEPLTV is encoded by the coding sequence ATGGCAAGAGGGATTGTCGTACAGAACCAGGAAATTACTGCTCAAAGAAAGCGCATCCCATCGCTCGATGGTCTACGTGCGATTTCAATCATTTTGGTCATCTTTGATCATTTCTTCATGGGGCATGAGTCTGGAACGCATCGCTCGTTCGCTGTTAAGTTGCTCTATGCGACGCTCGGAAATGGAGAGTTTGGTGTAGAGGTATTCTTTGTAATCAGCGGATTCCTGATTACTTATCTTCTTCTCCGGGAACGAGAAAAAAACGGGTGCATTAGCCTCAAGGATTTCTATATTCGGAGATTCTTCCGGATTTTTCCTGCTTACTATACGCTGATTGCCGTGGTCGCGATCCTGTCAGCTCTAGGCATTTTTAACGCGACTAGGCGGGACCTGATTCACGCTGCCACTTACACCTGGATTTATAACTTCCATGATTGGAATTGGTATCTGGCGCATTCATGGTCACTTGGGGTAGAGGAGCAGTTTTATCTGTTTTGGCCGGCGGTGGTAGCGTTTATGAGTCTGCGTTACGCACGGCGGGTAGCCTTCGCAATGCTTCTACTGGTGCCCGCGGCACGTGCTTTATTCCCTATGCCGGGATCGCACCTGTTCCATCATATTTGTTATTTCTTGTTTGCTGGACGCTTTGATGTATTGATGTGTGGATGCCTTGCTGCTCTCTATTGGAGGTCGGAGAGGCTTCAGGGATGGTTACGGAGCCGCTATGCTGGTGCAATCTGTGTGCTGGCTCTGGTCATTGCATTCTGTGTCTCCTCCGCAAAGCCGTTCATCGCTGACGGTCTTGCTTTTCGCACCTGCAGGGATAGCATTGTCGGAATCGCAGTTATGGCTTTGCTGCTGTATGTCATATCAAATCCAAAATCGATCGCCGGAAAAGCTTTGAATTTCACCCCGCTTGCGTGGGTGGGTACTATCTCCTACAGCCTTTACTTGTGGCAGCAGCTGTTTCTCACGCCAGATTCGACTTTCCTCGTCCAGAGAGCCCCGTTCAATATACCGCTGGCATTTCTTGCTGCAGTATTGTCCTTTAATTTGATTGAGCGTCCCATGGTTCGACTCCGCGAACGTATGTTTGCTGAAGAGGCGAAGTCAGAAGCAACAGCACCGGAACCTCTTACAGTTTAG
- a CDS encoding SDR family NAD(P)-dependent oxidoreductase yields MNTVGNLEKKTALVTGASRGIGRATALALAAEGARVLVHYGRSAEEAEAVVAAIRGNGGEAEALGADLASADGAKSLAERVRAIVGERLDVLVLNAGVSKAARLEDYTTADLETLYATNVRGPFFLMQQLVPLLDEGSSVIVVTSVVARTVIGKPVVENPSIMAYASTKGALETLVKNWAAMLGPRGVRVNSVAPGIIDTDMSNFTKTEAGRETALSLQALKRIGKPEDVADVVAFLASDKARWITGASIPADGGSKL; encoded by the coding sequence GTGAATACTGTGGGCAATCTTGAGAAAAAAACGGCATTGGTGACAGGCGCTTCACGCGGGATTGGGCGGGCGACGGCGCTGGCTCTGGCGGCAGAGGGTGCGCGGGTGCTGGTTCACTATGGGCGCTCTGCGGAGGAGGCCGAAGCTGTTGTGGCGGCGATCCGTGGCAACGGTGGTGAGGCAGAGGCTCTGGGAGCGGATCTGGCGAGCGCGGATGGCGCGAAGTCGCTGGCTGAGCGGGTTCGCGCGATTGTGGGCGAACGCCTGGATGTGCTGGTGCTGAATGCCGGCGTGAGCAAAGCAGCTCGTCTCGAGGACTACACGACGGCGGATCTCGAGACTCTGTATGCAACAAACGTGCGCGGGCCATTCTTCCTGATGCAGCAGCTGGTGCCGCTGCTGGACGAGGGCTCGAGTGTGATCGTGGTGACCTCTGTTGTGGCGCGGACGGTCATAGGGAAGCCTGTGGTTGAGAATCCGTCGATCATGGCCTATGCCTCGACCAAGGGCGCGCTGGAGACGCTGGTAAAAAACTGGGCGGCGATGTTGGGCCCGCGCGGCGTGCGTGTGAACTCGGTTGCGCCGGGAATCATCGATACGGATATGTCGAACTTTACGAAGACCGAGGCTGGACGGGAAACGGCTCTGTCTTTGCAGGCGCTGAAGCGGATCGGCAAGCCGGAGGATGTGGCCGACGTAGTCGCCTTCCTGGCCTCGGACAAGGCAAGGTGGATCACCGGCGCGAGCATTCCGGCGGATGGCGGATCCAAGCTGTAA
- a CDS encoding SDR family NAD(P)-dependent oxidoreductase — translation MAKLKDKVALVTGASRGIGAAIAKRLAADGADVVITYARDAAAADSVVKAIEAAGRKALAIKADAADAAAVMAAVEQAAKAFGHIDILVNNAGTAIPKPFVETTLEEIDQVFGINVRGVLVATQTALKHMPDGGRIITIGSCVGERVLTPGLTAYSATKGAVKMFTQGLAREVGARKITVNNVQPGPIDTDLNPAAGDWAEPQLAVTALKRYGHVDEVAALVAFVASPESSYITGANLTVDGGTNA, via the coding sequence ATGGCAAAGCTCAAGGACAAGGTGGCGTTGGTGACGGGTGCTTCGCGCGGCATTGGCGCGGCGATTGCAAAACGGCTGGCCGCCGATGGCGCGGACGTGGTGATTACCTATGCCCGCGATGCCGCTGCTGCCGATTCCGTGGTGAAGGCGATTGAGGCTGCCGGGCGCAAGGCTCTGGCAATAAAAGCCGATGCGGCGGATGCGGCGGCGGTGATGGCCGCGGTCGAGCAGGCTGCGAAGGCCTTCGGGCACATTGACATCCTGGTCAACAACGCCGGAACGGCGATACCCAAACCGTTTGTGGAGACGACGCTCGAGGAGATCGACCAGGTCTTCGGCATCAACGTGCGGGGCGTGCTGGTGGCCACACAGACAGCGCTGAAGCATATGCCGGACGGTGGGCGGATCATCACCATCGGTTCTTGCGTGGGCGAGCGCGTATTGACGCCGGGACTCACCGCCTACTCGGCAACGAAAGGCGCGGTGAAGATGTTCACACAGGGGCTGGCGCGCGAGGTGGGTGCGCGCAAAATCACGGTGAATAATGTACAGCCGGGACCGATCGACACCGACCTGAATCCGGCAGCCGGCGACTGGGCTGAACCGCAGCTGGCCGTTACGGCATTGAAGCGCTATGGACACGTGGACGAGGTTGCGGCACTGGTGGCTTTTGTTGCCAGCCCCGAGTCCAGCTACATTACCGGCGCGAATCTGACCGTGGACGGCGGCACGAATGCATAA
- a CDS encoding LysR family transcriptional regulator, translated as MDRFAAMEIFVRVVDSGSFSSVARERGIGQPAVSKQISALETELGTELLHRNTRSIALTEAGREFYQTAQRILDEFESTTSRIGRGQTAPHGLIRVSVQASFARLHLLTKLAAFFERYPEIVLEFGCSDGLSTLIEDGFDLAVHSGHLPDSDLVARRFAQTRIVLVATPQFVMRHRLPKTMEDLRSLPAIPRVEGGAIQPWEFGTDATQQRFLPSGVFRTADFEQLRMGVLEHLGIAQAPAWLFAAELREGTVLRLLSSYERTVPISALRPAGRRAPARVRALMDYLEETFALCTQFNPSPAELIAAS; from the coding sequence ATGGACCGGTTTGCAGCCATGGAGATCTTCGTTCGCGTCGTGGATTCCGGCAGTTTTTCCTCGGTCGCCCGCGAACGCGGTATCGGTCAGCCTGCCGTCAGCAAACAAATTTCTGCGCTCGAAACCGAGCTCGGCACCGAGCTGCTTCACCGCAATACGCGTTCCATCGCGCTTACAGAAGCAGGTCGCGAGTTCTACCAGACCGCGCAGCGCATTCTCGACGAATTCGAGAGCACGACCTCACGCATCGGCCGCGGCCAGACCGCGCCGCACGGCCTCATCCGCGTCTCTGTGCAAGCCTCCTTTGCCCGCCTGCACCTCCTCACCAAGCTTGCGGCCTTTTTCGAGCGATATCCTGAAATCGTCCTCGAGTTCGGCTGTTCAGACGGTCTGTCCACGCTCATCGAAGACGGCTTCGATCTCGCTGTCCATTCCGGCCATCTCCCCGACTCCGATCTCGTCGCCCGCCGCTTCGCGCAGACCCGGATCGTCCTCGTCGCCACACCGCAATTTGTCATGCGTCACAGACTGCCTAAAACGATGGAAGACCTCCGCTCCCTGCCCGCGATCCCCCGCGTCGAAGGCGGAGCCATACAGCCATGGGAATTCGGTACTGACGCCACACAGCAGCGCTTTCTCCCCTCCGGAGTTTTCCGCACTGCGGACTTCGAGCAGCTGCGTATGGGCGTCCTCGAGCACCTCGGCATTGCGCAGGCACCGGCGTGGCTCTTTGCCGCAGAGCTGCGCGAAGGCACCGTCCTGCGCCTGCTGAGCAGCTACGAGCGCACCGTGCCCATCTCTGCCCTGCGTCCTGCCGGCCGCCGCGCTCCCGCGCGCGTCCGCGCACTCATGGACTACCTCGAAGAGACCTTCGCGCTCTGCACACAATTCAATCCAAGCCCCGCCGAGCTTATCGCAGCAAGCTGA
- a CDS encoding glycosyltransferase family 39 protein — MPLLLLLLAAQLIGVARLYSANWDEAHHLYDGYLSLTRGDYRLNAEVPPLVKMTAALPLLHLHPVLPGSEGSAHTDNAFLGGRTFVFSNGGDRLLFPARMACMFFSLLTALVLYAFGRHVFGELAAVCALFLFVFDPNVLAHGALISTDMGSACFILATIYAFYRYREKPGWQWLLLAGLMSGFAMAAKFTGIFIAPMLVLIAVIEALRERSLPVFGKLMASCAGILLCAWGVIWAFYRFRYAPAPMGLEFSPPLAPYLASLPHPSDGTMLALVARFHLLPEAYLWGLANTKHTEWEYTAYFLGRVYRHGPWEYFPLAFLIKSTLPLLTLLLLALMAWRDAARRYSQALVFLLVPVCVYFAVITTSHFDIGARHMMPMYPFLYLIAGAAAAMLLRRGHGWAVLAAVLLVWQVVTVMRVAPAYMAYGNEAWGGPLAVRRYLSDSNVDWGQQLKTVKQYLDRNHITNCWFAYFPDGAVQPQDYGVECKRLPTPSALWWLSLPMEVPPKIDGTVLISESDLDGVESGDGALNPYDAFRTLHPVAILQDGVYVYRGSFAVPLASAWVDVHHADLLAHSGQPGEALRLARQAEALAPDSPRVQLELADVLAMQQQWQKASHHYQLAQQELAKQRPDLQGEELGSAIEAGLKAAAAHP; from the coding sequence GTGCCGTTGCTCCTGCTGCTTCTTGCAGCGCAGCTGATTGGAGTCGCGCGGCTGTACTCTGCCAACTGGGATGAGGCGCATCATTTGTATGACGGCTATCTGAGCCTGACGCGGGGTGACTACCGGCTCAACGCAGAGGTGCCTCCGCTGGTGAAGATGACGGCGGCTTTGCCGCTGCTGCATCTGCATCCGGTGTTGCCGGGCAGTGAGGGCAGCGCGCACACCGACAATGCATTTCTCGGCGGCCGCACGTTTGTTTTCAGCAATGGCGGAGACCGGCTGTTGTTTCCAGCCCGCATGGCATGCATGTTCTTCAGTCTGCTGACTGCGCTTGTGCTCTATGCCTTTGGACGCCACGTTTTCGGAGAGCTGGCTGCGGTCTGTGCATTGTTTCTGTTTGTCTTCGATCCCAATGTTCTCGCTCATGGCGCGTTGATCTCAACGGACATGGGCAGTGCATGTTTTATCCTCGCCACGATCTATGCGTTCTATCGCTACCGCGAGAAGCCAGGATGGCAATGGCTCTTGCTCGCAGGACTGATGTCCGGTTTCGCGATGGCAGCGAAGTTTACCGGCATCTTTATCGCTCCCATGCTGGTGCTGATCGCCGTGATCGAGGCTCTTCGCGAGCGAAGCCTGCCTGTTTTTGGAAAGCTCATGGCGAGCTGTGCAGGTATTCTGCTGTGTGCGTGGGGAGTAATCTGGGCCTTCTACCGTTTTCGCTATGCTCCGGCTCCAATGGGGCTTGAGTTTTCTCCTCCGCTCGCTCCCTATCTCGCATCGCTGCCGCATCCATCCGATGGAACGATGCTTGCCCTGGTCGCGCGCTTTCACCTGCTGCCCGAGGCGTACCTCTGGGGGCTGGCGAATACCAAGCACACGGAGTGGGAGTACACCGCCTATTTTCTCGGCCGGGTTTATCGGCACGGTCCGTGGGAGTATTTCCCTCTGGCCTTTCTCATCAAGTCCACGCTGCCGTTGCTGACGTTGTTGCTGCTTGCTTTGATGGCGTGGCGTGATGCCGCACGCAGATACAGTCAGGCGCTTGTCTTTTTGCTGGTGCCGGTGTGCGTGTATTTTGCGGTGATCACCACTTCGCACTTCGACATCGGCGCAAGGCACATGATGCCGATGTATCCCTTCCTCTACCTCATTGCAGGAGCTGCTGCGGCCATGCTGTTGCGGCGCGGGCATGGATGGGCAGTACTTGCTGCCGTGCTGCTGGTGTGGCAGGTAGTAACCGTGATGCGCGTGGCTCCCGCGTATATGGCTTATGGCAATGAAGCGTGGGGTGGCCCGCTTGCCGTACGGCGCTATCTGAGCGATTCGAATGTCGACTGGGGGCAGCAGCTCAAAACCGTAAAGCAATACCTCGACCGGAATCACATCACGAACTGCTGGTTTGCCTATTTCCCGGATGGCGCAGTGCAGCCGCAGGATTATGGAGTCGAGTGCAAGCGGCTGCCGACGCCGAGCGCGCTCTGGTGGCTCAGCCTGCCGATGGAGGTGCCTCCGAAGATCGATGGCACGGTGTTGATCAGTGAGAGCGATCTCGATGGCGTGGAGTCGGGCGATGGTGCGCTCAATCCTTACGATGCATTCCGCACGCTCCACCCTGTGGCAATCCTGCAGGATGGCGTATACGTCTACCGAGGCAGCTTTGCCGTACCGCTCGCTTCAGCGTGGGTGGATGTTCATCACGCGGATCTGCTCGCGCATAGCGGGCAGCCTGGAGAGGCCCTGCGGCTTGCCCGGCAGGCTGAAGCCCTGGCCCCGGATTCTCCGCGCGTGCAGCTCGAGCTGGCCGATGTGCTGGCCATGCAGCAGCAATGGCAGAAGGCTTCGCATCACTACCAGCTTGCGCAGCAGGAGCTCGCGAAACAGCGGCCGGATCTGCAGGGAGAAGAGCTTGGGTCCGCAATCGAAGCCGGGCTGAAGGCTGCTGCTGCGCATCCGTGA
- a CDS encoding DUF3309 domain-containing protein → MTILLVILILLLIGAFPSWPYSRGWGYYPSSGLGLIVLILVILLLLHVV, encoded by the coding sequence ATGACGATTCTGCTTGTGATCCTGATTCTGTTATTGATCGGCGCATTTCCGTCCTGGCCTTACAGCCGCGGCTGGGGCTACTACCCAAGCAGCGGGCTGGGACTGATCGTGCTGATACTGGTGATCCTGCTGCTGTTGCACGTGGTGTAG
- a CDS encoding uracil-DNA glycosylase — protein MANKSTGKCVEAGAALDVLNAKVVACTRCPRLRTYDLEIAAKKRRAYLDQEYWGLPVPSFGDPCARVLIVGLAPGAHGSNRTGRPFTGDGSGDFLYPVLYEAGFASQPKATGRDDGMKLRGLWITSVGRCAPPDNKPLPQELAHCAPYLDEEMAALSRMRVIVCLGKIGFDGVVQHLQRTGEIARRGELKFGHGVEYKLPSGRFLMASYHPSLQNTNTGKLTAPMFLAIFRRARELAGLS, from the coding sequence ATGGCAAATAAAAGCACCGGCAAATGCGTGGAAGCGGGCGCAGCACTCGACGTGTTGAATGCGAAGGTCGTGGCATGTACGCGCTGCCCGCGGCTGCGCACCTATGATCTGGAGATCGCAGCGAAGAAGCGGAGGGCGTATCTCGACCAGGAGTACTGGGGGCTGCCCGTGCCTTCCTTCGGTGATCCGTGCGCGCGGGTGCTGATCGTGGGCCTTGCGCCGGGCGCGCATGGATCGAATCGCACCGGAAGGCCGTTCACGGGAGATGGCTCGGGGGACTTTCTTTACCCGGTGTTGTATGAGGCAGGATTCGCTTCGCAGCCCAAGGCAACGGGGCGCGATGACGGCATGAAGCTGCGCGGGCTATGGATCACTTCCGTCGGGCGCTGCGCGCCGCCCGATAACAAGCCGCTTCCACAGGAGCTTGCCCATTGCGCGCCGTATCTCGATGAAGAAATGGCTGCACTGTCGCGCATGCGCGTGATCGTATGCCTGGGCAAGATCGGTTTTGACGGCGTGGTGCAGCACCTGCAGCGCACCGGCGAGATTGCGCGGCGTGGAGAACTGAAGTTCGGCCATGGCGTGGAGTACAAACTTCCCAGCGGACGTTTCCTGATGGCCAGCTATCACCCTTCGTTGCAGAACACGAATACGGGCAAGCTGACGGCGCCGATGTTCCTGGCTATCTTCCGCCGGGCGAGAGAGTTAGCGGGACTGAGCTGA
- a CDS encoding aldose 1-epimerase, giving the protein MSLRPQHILPIAAAALFTLGGCKSAPAPTESASTPQPAPAAAPQQINGEDVVTLHRAPTSNGAKPEFLTATILPGRGMNLFQITANVPGKGTIEVFASPSLADANAKFGTTPADLDGNASFSFGGAFLVPYPNRIRGKLSADGSTITTAWQGKTLTLPANWKGKNPGAEPHAMHGLIMNVKTDDVKTVDTPDGQTITGTIHAGDFGGHWLSKTDLNFTIALTGDAVDATITAKNVGDQPEPIAIGWHPYFNIPSGDRTQARLHVPGEQTAEVNNYDDVFPTGKLIPVKGTKYDFTTPDGKPLNDIFLDDNWSKLQRTDGAVDVKLIDPAAKYGIDVLGLSPEIKTVQVYAPPTKEFAAIEEQYNFGDPWGKEWKGMDTGMATLKPGASTTWHVRLKLFVPESK; this is encoded by the coding sequence ATGTCTCTTCGCCCGCAGCACATTCTTCCTATCGCGGCCGCAGCCCTGTTCACTCTTGGCGGATGCAAGTCCGCTCCTGCGCCCACAGAGTCTGCTTCCACGCCGCAGCCGGCGCCTGCCGCGGCTCCGCAACAGATCAACGGCGAAGATGTGGTCACGTTGCATCGCGCGCCTACCTCGAACGGCGCGAAGCCCGAGTTCCTCACCGCGACCATCCTGCCCGGTCGAGGCATGAATCTCTTCCAGATCACAGCCAATGTCCCCGGCAAGGGCACCATTGAAGTCTTCGCCTCGCCCTCGCTGGCGGATGCGAACGCAAAGTTCGGCACCACTCCGGCCGACCTCGACGGCAACGCCAGCTTCTCCTTTGGCGGAGCCTTCCTGGTCCCCTATCCGAACCGCATCCGCGGCAAGCTCTCCGCCGATGGCTCGACTATCACCACAGCCTGGCAGGGCAAGACGCTCACACTGCCCGCCAACTGGAAGGGCAAGAACCCCGGCGCCGAGCCCCATGCGATGCACGGCCTCATCATGAACGTGAAGACCGATGACGTGAAGACCGTGGACACTCCCGATGGCCAGACCATCACCGGCACCATCCACGCCGGCGACTTCGGCGGCCACTGGCTCTCGAAGACCGATCTCAACTTCACCATCGCCCTCACCGGCGACGCCGTCGACGCCACCATCACCGCGAAGAACGTCGGCGACCAGCCCGAGCCGATTGCCATCGGATGGCACCCCTACTTCAACATCCCGAGCGGTGACCGCACCCAGGCCCGCCTGCACGTACCCGGCGAGCAGACCGCCGAGGTCAACAACTACGACGACGTCTTCCCCACCGGCAAGCTGATCCCCGTCAAGGGCACGAAGTATGACTTCACCACTCCTGACGGCAAGCCGCTCAACGACATCTTCCTCGACGACAATTGGTCGAAGCTCCAGCGCACCGACGGCGCCGTCGATGTGAAGCTCATCGACCCGGCGGCCAAGTACGGCATCGACGTCCTCGGCCTCTCGCCCGAGATCAAGACCGTCCAGGTCTATGCGCCGCCGACCAAGGAATTCGCCGCCATCGAAGAGCAGTACAACTTCGGCGACCCGTGGGGCAAGGAATGGAAGGGCATGGATACCGGCATGGCCACTCTCAAGCCCGGCGCTTCCACGACCTGGCATGTCCGGCTCAAGCTCTTCGTGCCCGAGTCGAAGTAA
- a CDS encoding Asd/ArgC dimerization domain-containing protein produces MTERYRIAIVGAASLRGKELNEALSESSFGAAEFSLMDDEAQLGQLESVGDEVTFIQRIEPDAFTREDFVFFAGEEETTRNHWKQALTSGASILDLTYVLEKEPGVLVRSPWVREALGEAASESLPGEPDLTTPAIVPAHPVAVALALIFARLTDVATVKSASATVLEPASEYGRAAMDELHQQTVGLLSFQSLPKQSYDAQAAFNLLPVLGEAAKINLGESEARIRRHYALLAGHVLPKVAIQLLHAPVFHGHSFSLALELEQAVPVEHLEAALGSEHMDVVLGDTEPPSNLSSAGQGDVMVRVRPAEGGDQATTRFWIWAALDNLKFGSLNAVACAQDLRRLRPKGKVQ; encoded by the coding sequence ATGACAGAGAGATACAGAATTGCAATTGTTGGAGCCGCCTCGCTGCGCGGCAAGGAATTGAACGAAGCGCTGTCGGAGTCTTCTTTCGGCGCCGCAGAGTTTTCGCTGATGGATGATGAGGCGCAGCTGGGACAGCTGGAGTCGGTGGGGGATGAGGTTACGTTCATCCAGCGGATCGAACCGGATGCCTTCACGCGTGAGGACTTCGTCTTCTTCGCCGGCGAGGAAGAGACGACACGCAACCATTGGAAGCAGGCGCTGACGAGCGGCGCGAGCATTCTGGATTTGACCTATGTGCTTGAGAAGGAGCCGGGTGTGCTGGTTCGCTCTCCGTGGGTGCGCGAGGCGCTGGGTGAGGCTGCCAGCGAGTCGCTTCCCGGCGAGCCTGACTTGACCACACCGGCGATTGTGCCGGCGCATCCGGTAGCGGTGGCGCTGGCGCTGATCTTTGCACGGCTTACGGATGTGGCCACGGTGAAGTCGGCTTCGGCAACGGTGCTTGAGCCAGCATCCGAATACGGGCGCGCGGCCATGGACGAGCTGCACCAGCAGACGGTGGGCCTATTGAGCTTCCAAAGCCTGCCTAAGCAGTCTTACGATGCGCAGGCCGCATTCAATCTGCTTCCGGTGCTGGGCGAAGCGGCGAAGATCAACCTGGGTGAGAGTGAGGCGCGCATCCGGCGTCACTATGCGCTGCTTGCCGGGCATGTTCTGCCGAAGGTGGCCATTCAGCTGCTGCATGCGCCGGTCTTCCACGGACATAGCTTTTCGCTGGCCCTGGAGCTGGAGCAGGCGGTGCCGGTCGAGCATCTTGAAGCGGCGCTGGGCTCCGAGCATATGGATGTGGTGCTGGGCGACACTGAGCCGCCGAGCAATCTGAGCAGCGCGGGGCAGGGCGATGTGATGGTGCGGGTGCGTCCGGCTGAGGGCGGCGATCAGGCCACGACGCGGTTCTGGATCTGGGCGGCGCTCGATAATCTCAAGTTCGGTTCGCTGAATGCCGTAGCGTGTGCGCAGGATCTGCGCCGGCTGCGTCCCAAGGGGAAGGTGCAGTAA